From one Candidatus Rhodoluna planktonica genomic stretch:
- the atpD gene encoding F0F1 ATP synthase subunit beta, whose protein sequence is MAATKKKAAAPAAGTGRIARVTGPVVDIEFPHDAIPEIYNALTTVININGEETKLTLEVAQHLGDDLVRAIALKPTDGLVRGGAVTDTGAPISVPVGDVTKGHVFNVTGDVLNAKPGEKIEVKETWSIHRQPPAFDQLESKTTMFETGIKVIDLLTPYVQGGKIGLFGGAGVGKTVLIQEMIYRVAENHNGVSVFAGVGERTREGNDLIDEMTESGVIDKTALVFGQMDEPPGTRLRVALSALTMAEYFRDVQKQDVLLFIDNIFRFTQAGSEVSTLLGRMPSAVGYQPNLADEMGLLQERITSTRGHSITSLQAIYVPADDYTDPAPATTFAHLDATTELSRDIASQGLYPAVDPLTSTSRILDPRYISKDHYETATTVKRILQKNKELQEIIAILGVEELSEEDKITVSRARRIQRFLSQNTYMATKFTGVPGSTVPLKDTIEGFAAIARGDFDHVGEQAFFNLGDINDVLKEWDRIQKESGK, encoded by the coding sequence ATGGCCGCAACCAAGAAGAAGGCAGCTGCACCAGCAGCCGGCACCGGTCGCATCGCGCGCGTAACCGGTCCTGTGGTTGACATCGAGTTTCCTCACGATGCCATCCCAGAGATCTACAACGCACTGACCACTGTCATCAACATCAACGGTGAAGAGACCAAGCTAACCCTAGAGGTCGCTCAGCACCTGGGTGACGATCTAGTTCGCGCAATTGCACTTAAGCCAACCGATGGTTTGGTCCGTGGCGGTGCTGTTACCGACACCGGTGCGCCAATCTCTGTTCCAGTTGGTGACGTAACCAAGGGTCACGTATTCAACGTGACTGGTGACGTTTTGAATGCCAAGCCTGGCGAGAAGATCGAGGTCAAAGAGACCTGGTCGATTCACCGTCAGCCACCAGCTTTCGACCAGCTAGAGTCGAAAACCACCATGTTCGAGACCGGTATCAAGGTCATCGACCTACTAACTCCTTACGTGCAGGGTGGAAAGATCGGTCTATTCGGTGGAGCCGGTGTAGGTAAGACCGTTTTGATCCAGGAAATGATTTACCGTGTGGCAGAAAACCACAACGGTGTATCGGTTTTCGCCGGTGTTGGTGAGCGTACCCGTGAAGGTAATGACCTAATCGATGAAATGACCGAGTCTGGAGTTATCGACAAGACTGCACTGGTCTTCGGTCAGATGGATGAGCCACCTGGCACCCGTCTTCGTGTTGCACTTTCAGCACTGACCATGGCGGAGTACTTCCGCGATGTTCAGAAGCAGGACGTGCTTTTGTTCATCGACAACATCTTCCGCTTTACTCAGGCAGGTTCTGAGGTTTCGACCCTTCTAGGTCGTATGCCATCTGCTGTGGGTTACCAGCCGAACTTGGCAGATGAGATGGGTCTTCTTCAGGAGCGCATCACATCAACCCGTGGTCACTCGATTACCTCATTGCAGGCTATTTATGTTCCTGCTGATGACTACACCGACCCAGCCCCGGCAACCACATTTGCCCACCTCGATGCAACCACCGAGCTTTCTCGTGACATTGCTTCTCAGGGTCTTTACCCAGCGGTAGATCCGTTGACCTCAACCTCACGTATCTTGGACCCTCGCTACATCAGCAAGGACCACTACGAGACCGCGACCACTGTGAAGCGTATTCTGCAGAAGAACAAAGAACTTCAGGAAATCATTGCGATTCTTGGTGTTGAAGAACTTTCTGAAGAAGACAAGATCACTGTTTCGCGTGCCCGTCGTATTCAGCGATTCCTATCGCAGAACACCTACATGGCGACCAAGTTCACCGGTGTTCCTGGTTCGACCGTGCCGCTAAAAGACACAATCGAAGGCTTTGCTGCGATTGCTCGCGGTGACTTCGACCACGTTGGTGAGCAGGCGTTCTTCAACCTTGGTGACATCAACGATGTCCTCAAGGAATGGGACCGCATTCAGAAGGAATCAGGTAAGTAA
- a CDS encoding ABC transporter substrate-binding protein, whose protein sequence is MNKPLPEDPMMRELIQMARRHQMTRRTALAGASATAAALALTACAPAGSAKAELTPAADLSDSEKLLVWHNWSLYMDEDDAGNYPSLQKFEAETGIKVEYKIEIDDNDTYYGKVKDQLALGQDIGADVACPTEWMAARWVNNGYVQKFDSANIPNKKNLAPAYLGAAFDPERDYTIPYQGILAGITYNKVEYKKATGKDAPTSLEDLWDPALKGRVGVLSEMRDTIGLILLAQGIDISSESSLTEDAFMNAIDFFAAKVSDGQIARIKGNSYSEDLENGDTIAAIAWSGDTVQLNLSAEEEKYGFFIPESGVTISADLFTVPMGATHKKNVEELINFYYDPANAAMLAAWVNYVTPVVGAKEEAMKLDPALAENQLIFPTSEFLQNAHGFRSLTGAEELAFTKAFQEVLLGA, encoded by the coding sequence ATGAATAAGCCACTTCCAGAAGATCCAATGATGCGCGAGCTGATTCAAATGGCCCGACGTCACCAAATGACTCGACGCACCGCACTAGCAGGTGCTTCGGCAACGGCAGCGGCTCTCGCTCTAACTGCGTGTGCACCAGCCGGCAGTGCAAAGGCTGAGCTGACTCCAGCAGCCGACTTGTCCGACTCCGAGAAATTGTTGGTCTGGCACAACTGGTCGCTTTACATGGATGAAGACGATGCCGGTAACTACCCATCACTGCAAAAGTTTGAAGCCGAGACCGGTATCAAAGTCGAATACAAAATTGAAATTGACGACAACGACACCTATTACGGCAAGGTAAAAGATCAACTAGCCCTTGGTCAAGACATCGGCGCAGATGTTGCCTGCCCGACCGAGTGGATGGCAGCCCGCTGGGTAAACAACGGTTACGTGCAAAAGTTTGACTCTGCGAATATTCCAAACAAGAAGAATTTGGCTCCAGCTTATCTGGGTGCTGCCTTCGACCCAGAACGCGATTACACGATTCCTTATCAGGGCATTTTGGCTGGAATCACATACAACAAGGTTGAGTACAAGAAGGCCACCGGCAAAGATGCACCAACCAGTCTTGAAGACCTGTGGGATCCAGCACTAAAGGGTCGCGTCGGAGTTCTTTCCGAGATGCGCGACACCATCGGTCTTATTTTGCTTGCTCAGGGAATAGACATCTCAAGCGAGTCAAGCCTTACCGAGGATGCATTCATGAATGCCATTGATTTTTTCGCGGCTAAGGTCTCTGACGGTCAAATTGCTCGAATTAAGGGAAACAGCTACTCCGAAGATCTAGAAAATGGTGACACCATTGCCGCAATTGCGTGGTCTGGAGATACAGTTCAGCTGAATTTGAGCGCCGAGGAGGAGAAGTACGGCTTCTTCATCCCAGAGAGCGGTGTTACCATTTCGGCAGACCTCTTCACTGTGCCTATGGGGGCCACACACAAGAAAAACGTCGAAGAACTAATTAACTTCTACTACGATCCAGCAAATGCCGCCATGCTGGCTGCCTGGGTGAACTACGTAACCCCAGTGGTTGGTGCAAAAGAAGAAGCTATGAAGCTAGATCCTGCTCTGGCCGAAAACCAGTTGATCTTCCCAACATCCGAGTTCTTGCAGAATGCGCACGGTTTCCGTTCGCTAACCGGTGCCGAAGAACTTGCCTTCACCAAGGCATTCCAAGAAGTATTGCTGGGTGCATAA
- a CDS encoding RNA polymerase sigma factor: MDSLMDDARFVAIYREHSIKMSAFISRRAEMSDVEDLVADAFEIAWRKRNQAPVDNELGWLFTIANFVLANYQRKKMRRSRLLSLFSPEIAAPSAELVALKDFELAQAYRHLTSTEQQLIGLVYFDGLSVADAATVLKISPNAASIRLTRARAKLAAQLKGENQSQKIES; the protein is encoded by the coding sequence ATGGACTCTCTGATGGATGATGCTCGCTTTGTCGCGATTTACCGCGAGCATTCAATAAAAATGAGTGCATTTATCTCCCGACGGGCAGAGATGTCTGATGTTGAAGACCTAGTTGCCGATGCTTTCGAAATCGCCTGGAGAAAAAGAAATCAAGCCCCTGTTGACAATGAATTGGGTTGGCTCTTCACCATTGCCAATTTTGTTTTAGCCAACTACCAACGCAAGAAAATGAGGCGCTCCCGATTGCTGAGCCTGTTTAGCCCGGAGATTGCGGCTCCTTCGGCCGAGTTAGTGGCTCTAAAAGATTTTGAATTAGCCCAGGCCTACAGGCACCTAACTAGCACAGAACAGCAACTGATTGGCTTGGTCTATTTCGATGGTTTATCGGTTGCCGATGCGGCAACCGTGCTAAAAATATCGCCAAACGCTGCCAGCATTAGGCTCACTCGCGCCAGGGCAAAACTTGCCGCTCAACTAAAGGGTGAAAACCAATCACAAAAAATTGAAAGCTAA
- a CDS encoding F0F1 ATP synthase subunit epsilon: MATLRVELVAADQAVWSGEAKMVVAKTVEGEIGLLPGHEPMLAILSSGEVRITLAEGEVVKANAEDGFISIEHNVVTVVARNASLI, from the coding sequence ATGGCAACACTTCGTGTTGAGCTAGTTGCTGCTGATCAAGCTGTCTGGTCAGGCGAGGCCAAAATGGTCGTGGCTAAGACCGTCGAGGGTGAGATTGGTTTGCTTCCGGGCCACGAGCCAATGCTGGCAATTCTTTCCTCTGGTGAGGTGCGAATCACGCTTGCAGAGGGTGAAGTGGTAAAAGCCAACGCAGAAGATGGTTTTATTTCCATCGAGCACAACGTAGTCACTGTTGTCGCTCGGAATGCTTCCCTCATCTAG
- a CDS encoding aspartate aminotransferase family protein — MLQKSAREHMFMHFTRHSQFDKSDIPIITRAEGHHFWDQNGKKYFDGISSLFSVNAGHGRERLAEAAAKQMKQLDYFPLWSNTHAPGIELAERLLSYAPKSLSRVFFTTGGGEANETAWKLAKQYFKLIGKPTKHKVLTRAVAYHGTSHGALSLTGIPSMKKAYEPLVPSTFRVPNTNWYRAQDQFETEEEFAIWAADRVEEMILFEDPDTVAAFFLEPVQNSGGCFTAPKIYFQKVREICDKYDVLLVADETIDGFGRVGTMFASELYDFEPDMLVCAKGMTSAYAPIGALMIAEKLFEPFKKGTTLFSHGYTYGGHPVSCAVALENLDIFDEEDLVGNVARNTAAFRKTLEKLKDLPIVGDVRGEGYFFAIELVKDKATKETFNDAESEKLLRGFLSTDLYDAGLYCRSDDRGDPVVQLAPPLTIGQSEFDELESTLRNSLDKAWKLF, encoded by the coding sequence ATGCTGCAGAAATCGGCGCGTGAACACATGTTTATGCATTTCACCCGCCACAGCCAGTTCGACAAATCTGACATACCAATCATCACCCGCGCCGAAGGTCACCACTTCTGGGACCAGAATGGCAAGAAGTACTTTGACGGTATTTCTAGCTTGTTCTCGGTTAATGCTGGGCACGGACGCGAGCGTCTAGCCGAAGCAGCTGCCAAGCAAATGAAGCAGCTCGACTACTTCCCACTTTGGTCAAACACCCACGCACCGGGTATTGAATTGGCAGAGCGACTTTTGTCATACGCACCAAAGTCGCTCAGTCGAGTGTTTTTCACCACCGGAGGTGGCGAAGCTAACGAAACCGCTTGGAAGCTAGCAAAGCAGTATTTCAAGCTAATTGGTAAGCCAACCAAGCACAAAGTACTCACCCGTGCAGTTGCCTACCACGGCACCTCGCACGGTGCGCTTTCGCTTACCGGTATCCCCTCGATGAAAAAGGCGTACGAGCCACTTGTGCCAAGCACCTTCCGTGTGCCAAACACCAACTGGTATCGCGCACAAGATCAGTTTGAAACCGAGGAAGAATTTGCCATTTGGGCGGCCGACCGGGTTGAAGAAATGATTTTGTTCGAAGACCCAGACACCGTTGCCGCATTCTTCCTAGAGCCAGTCCAGAACTCTGGTGGATGTTTCACCGCACCCAAAATCTATTTCCAAAAAGTTCGCGAAATCTGCGACAAATACGATGTGCTTTTGGTTGCTGACGAGACCATCGACGGCTTCGGTCGCGTAGGCACAATGTTTGCTTCAGAGCTTTATGACTTTGAACCCGACATGCTGGTTTGCGCTAAGGGTATGACTTCGGCCTACGCCCCAATCGGTGCGTTGATGATCGCTGAGAAATTGTTTGAGCCTTTCAAAAAAGGCACCACGCTTTTCTCGCACGGTTACACCTACGGTGGCCACCCGGTTTCCTGCGCCGTTGCACTCGAAAACCTCGACATCTTCGATGAAGAGGACCTAGTTGGAAATGTCGCTAGAAACACCGCAGCCTTCAGGAAGACTCTAGAAAAACTGAAGGATCTGCCAATCGTGGGCGACGTTCGCGGCGAAGGTTACTTCTTTGCTATCGAGCTTGTAAAAGATAAGGCAACCAAAGAGACGTTCAACGATGCCGAATCGGAAAAACTCCTCCGCGGCTTCTTGTCAACCGACCTTTACGATGCTGGACTCTATTGCCGCTCGGATGACCGTGGCGACCCTGTAGTTCAGTTGGCTCCACCGCTAACCATCGGTCAGAGCGAGTTTGACGAGCTAGAAAGCACCCTTCGCAACAGCCTAGATAAGGCCTGGAAGCTTTTCTAA
- a CDS encoding gamma-aminobutyraldehyde dehydrogenase: MSVRKLQNFINGEYVDAKSDDYSDVVNPATGETYAHAPVSSAADVAAAYQAAESAFEVWSNYTPGERQLALIRIADALEARSEEAADVESENTGKPRSTLVEYEMAPSVDQIRFFAGAARNLEGRATAEYARDHTSSIRREPIGVIGQVTPWNYPLNMAVWKFAPAIAAGNTVVIKPSDTTPASTLLLAEIAAEFLPKGVFNVVTGTRDTGRAMIENEIPQMVSITGSVRAGMEVAKTAAVDLKRVHLELGGKAPVIVFDDADLQKAAAQIAIAGYFNAGQDCTAATRILVHESVHKDFLALLTAEVKANALTGDPMRDDILFGPVNNAGQLERVQGFIDRLPSHAEVVTGGVRVGDKGYFLEATILDGLKQNDEHIQSEIFGPVVTVQTFKDDAEAMRFANDVQYGLASSVWTQNHTRAMRFSKGLNFGCVWINTHIPLAAEMPHGGFKHSGYGKDLSQYGFEDYTRIKHVMSYIGD; this comes from the coding sequence ATGTCAGTTCGTAAACTTCAGAACTTTATCAACGGCGAGTATGTAGACGCGAAGTCTGACGACTACAGCGATGTAGTCAATCCGGCAACCGGAGAAACTTACGCCCATGCTCCGGTTTCTAGCGCCGCCGACGTTGCTGCTGCTTACCAGGCTGCTGAGTCGGCTTTCGAGGTTTGGAGTAATTACACTCCGGGTGAACGCCAGCTTGCCCTGATTCGAATCGCGGATGCGCTCGAAGCGCGTTCAGAAGAAGCAGCGGATGTTGAATCGGAAAATACCGGTAAGCCTCGTTCAACCCTGGTCGAATACGAGATGGCACCGTCAGTTGACCAAATCCGTTTCTTTGCGGGAGCAGCGCGAAACCTAGAGGGTCGCGCCACTGCTGAATACGCTCGCGACCACACTTCATCAATCCGACGCGAGCCAATCGGTGTTATCGGTCAGGTCACTCCATGGAATTACCCGCTAAACATGGCGGTTTGGAAATTCGCGCCAGCTATTGCTGCCGGTAACACCGTTGTCATCAAGCCTTCGGACACGACTCCGGCTTCAACCCTGCTACTTGCTGAAATTGCTGCAGAGTTTTTGCCAAAGGGTGTTTTCAACGTGGTCACCGGTACTCGAGACACCGGTCGAGCAATGATTGAAAACGAGATTCCACAGATGGTTTCTATTACCGGTTCGGTTCGCGCGGGTATGGAAGTGGCCAAGACAGCCGCCGTTGACCTGAAGCGTGTTCACCTAGAGCTGGGTGGTAAGGCTCCGGTTATTGTCTTTGATGATGCCGATCTGCAGAAAGCGGCTGCGCAAATCGCAATTGCCGGCTATTTCAACGCGGGTCAAGACTGCACCGCGGCAACTCGAATTCTGGTTCACGAGTCGGTTCACAAAGACTTCTTGGCCTTGCTAACCGCAGAGGTGAAGGCAAACGCTCTTACCGGTGACCCAATGCGCGACGACATTCTTTTTGGCCCGGTAAACAATGCCGGGCAACTTGAACGAGTTCAGGGATTCATCGACCGTCTACCATCTCACGCCGAGGTCGTCACCGGTGGCGTTCGAGTCGGGGACAAGGGCTACTTCCTTGAGGCAACAATTCTTGATGGCCTAAAGCAAAATGATGAGCACATTCAGAGTGAAATCTTTGGCCCTGTAGTAACCGTGCAAACTTTCAAGGATGACGCTGAGGCGATGCGTTTTGCCAACGATGTGCAGTACGGTTTGGCCTCGTCAGTATGGACTCAAAACCACACTCGTGCCATGCGTTTCTCGAAGGGCCTCAACTTTGGTTGCGTCTGGATCAACACTCACATCCCGCTTGCTGCTGAAATGCCGCACGGTGGTTTCAAGCACTCTGGCTATGGCAAGGATCTGTCGCAGTACGGCTTCGAGGACTACACCCGCATCAAGCACGTGATGAGTTACATCGGCGACTAA
- a CDS encoding TspO/MBR family protein → MSKAKSIWMLASSLGLSYFAAALGSLGSISGIQTWFETLNKPWFTPPNWVFGPAWALLYTFIGIAAWRVWLAQGVRPLTTSIYLIQLALNAVWSPIFFGLEKPLGALLILIALDGVAALCLWQFAKADRIAGYWFLPYLLWLGFATALNLAIVILN, encoded by the coding sequence GTGAGCAAAGCCAAGTCCATTTGGATGTTGGCAAGCTCACTGGGGCTTAGCTATTTCGCAGCCGCTTTAGGCTCGCTAGGCAGCATTTCAGGAATTCAGACCTGGTTTGAAACACTGAATAAACCCTGGTTCACTCCCCCTAATTGGGTTTTTGGGCCAGCATGGGCCTTGCTTTACACCTTTATCGGTATCGCCGCATGGCGAGTCTGGCTAGCCCAAGGCGTCAGGCCGCTTACGACATCGATTTACCTGATCCAGCTTGCCCTGAATGCAGTTTGGAGCCCAATATTCTTCGGCTTAGAGAAACCGCTCGGCGCGCTGCTCATCTTGATTGCGCTGGATGGCGTTGCTGCTCTTTGCCTATGGCAATTTGCTAAGGCGGACCGCATCGCCGGTTATTGGTTTTTGCCCTATCTGCTTTGGCTGGGGTTTGCCACAGCCTTGAATTTGGCAATAGTTATCCTCAATTAG
- a CDS encoding ABC transporter ATP-binding protein, translating to MATEFVARGADLELKAIRKEFPGFVAIENLDLHIPAGEFFALLGPSGCGKTTTLRLIAGLEQPTSGQILIGGKDVTEVKAHERPINTVFQSYALFPHMTILDNVAFGLRQRKVDDPLPKAQAALDLVELGHLGARRPQQLSGGQQQRVALARALVNRPSLLLLDEPLGALDLKLRRQMQIELKAIQMEVGLTFLHVTHDQEEAMDMADTVAVMNKGRIEQMGAPEALYDRPKTAFVAKFLGQSNLFVGNVTEENAESVSINCNGNKITVPKRRAEKHSGKITVGVRPEKAFFHEEKPAEDTNVNLIGPGEIIDIRFTGVSNQYLIEIPNLGNITVFAQNIGKSPVIELGAQVWVSWKVDHTFGLSDLPDGTTDDAE from the coding sequence GTGGCAACAGAATTTGTTGCCCGCGGCGCTGATTTAGAACTCAAAGCTATTCGCAAAGAGTTCCCTGGCTTTGTCGCAATCGAAAACCTCGACTTGCATATTCCCGCTGGTGAATTCTTCGCGCTGCTTGGGCCATCCGGTTGTGGTAAGACCACAACATTGCGTTTGATAGCTGGCTTAGAGCAGCCTACTTCAGGTCAAATTTTGATCGGGGGCAAAGACGTAACCGAGGTTAAGGCCCACGAACGACCAATCAATACCGTTTTTCAAAGTTATGCGCTGTTTCCGCACATGACAATTCTTGACAATGTTGCTTTTGGTTTGCGCCAGCGCAAGGTAGACGATCCGCTGCCAAAGGCTCAAGCAGCCCTCGACCTTGTCGAATTGGGTCACCTGGGTGCTCGCCGTCCGCAACAGCTTTCCGGTGGACAGCAGCAACGCGTTGCTCTGGCTCGCGCTTTGGTGAACCGTCCTTCGCTACTACTGCTCGATGAGCCGCTAGGCGCCCTCGACTTGAAGTTGCGCCGCCAAATGCAAATTGAGCTCAAGGCCATCCAGATGGAAGTTGGGCTTACTTTCTTGCACGTTACCCACGATCAAGAAGAAGCCATGGACATGGCTGACACCGTGGCAGTTATGAACAAGGGTCGCATCGAACAAATGGGTGCGCCTGAGGCTCTTTATGATCGTCCGAAGACTGCGTTCGTGGCTAAATTCCTGGGTCAGTCAAATCTGTTTGTTGGAAATGTCACCGAAGAAAACGCAGAATCGGTAAGTATCAACTGCAACGGCAACAAAATCACAGTTCCGAAGCGTCGCGCTGAGAAGCACAGTGGCAAGATAACCGTTGGTGTTCGACCAGAGAAGGCGTTCTTCCACGAGGAGAAGCCAGCTGAAGATACAAATGTGAACCTTATTGGCCCTGGTGAAATCATCGACATCCGCTTCACGGGAGTTTCGAACCAGTATTTGATTGAAATCCCAAACCTTGGAAACATAACCGTATTCGCTCAAAATATTGGCAAGAGTCCGGTGATCGAACTGGGTGCTCAGGTCTGGGTCAGCTGGAAAGTTGATCACACTTTTGGTTTGTCTGACTTACCTGACGGCACCACCGACGACGCGGAGTAA
- a CDS encoding methylated-DNA--[protein]-cysteine S-methyltransferase, which produces MDNFDASISFESPIGPISIYSRNNKVAAVNIGERCAHFGSSKALKDAQRQLLKYLAGKSTKFELDYELQGTEFQKAVWRQIAAIPFGKTMTYSEIAAAVGNPKAVRAVGGAVGANPIPIFIGCHRVLGATGKITGYSGGDGIPTKRALLAIEKIMAKD; this is translated from the coding sequence ATGGATAATTTTGACGCATCAATAAGTTTTGAAAGCCCGATTGGGCCAATCAGCATTTACTCTCGAAACAATAAAGTGGCAGCCGTGAACATCGGTGAGCGCTGCGCCCACTTTGGCAGCTCAAAAGCCCTAAAGGATGCCCAACGCCAACTCTTGAAATACCTGGCCGGCAAGTCAACCAAATTTGAACTCGACTACGAACTGCAAGGAACCGAGTTCCAAAAAGCGGTTTGGCGACAGATTGCGGCTATCCCCTTCGGCAAAACTATGACCTACTCAGAAATTGCTGCCGCTGTCGGCAACCCGAAGGCGGTTCGTGCGGTCGGCGGTGCTGTGGGGGCAAACCCAATCCCAATTTTTATCGGTTGCCACCGCGTGCTTGGCGCAACCGGCAAAATCACCGGATACTCCGGTGGCGATGGCATTCCGACCAAGAGAGCCTTGCTCGCAATCGAAAAAATCATGGCAAAAGATTAG
- a CDS encoding FtsK/SpoIIIE domain-containing protein: MNYAWLIPSMLMGSVLAASSGNWFFLFASVFGSLLAALLNVQFQAYSRAFGDLSFSGKHFYLGDQKLSRLAFFWPPEIKQKVLAFLLALENSPKRLELISKLVESNFLLSEKGLGYIGFVAAEPVGINLLSGYPHLAIIGPTGSGKSFLLDRYFKSLYAQPQQFQFVLIDFKMAATFAFYSDQPRISGPFSENNLAALQQELERLERLMHQRGLELGFQHTPVFVLVDEFAHLLSKYPKAAGYFENFLARGRSVNIHVVVATQNLSSIPRSMQAHLRSRIAVGHLEKVELLALGDQAATPVVNTKDSRSARLIGLGQAAQHFDF, from the coding sequence ATGAACTATGCCTGGCTGATCCCTTCAATGCTCATGGGGTCGGTTTTGGCAGCCAGCTCGGGCAATTGGTTTTTCCTATTCGCGTCTGTATTTGGTTCACTACTGGCAGCGCTGCTAAATGTGCAGTTCCAGGCTTACTCAAGGGCATTCGGAGACCTTAGTTTCTCCGGAAAACACTTTTACCTTGGTGATCAAAAGTTGTCGCGACTGGCATTCTTTTGGCCGCCCGAGATCAAGCAAAAGGTTCTGGCCTTTTTGTTGGCTCTTGAAAACTCCCCAAAACGACTAGAGCTAATCTCGAAATTGGTTGAATCGAATTTTCTACTCAGCGAAAAAGGCTTGGGCTACATCGGTTTTGTTGCTGCAGAGCCCGTTGGCATTAACCTTTTGAGCGGTTACCCCCACTTGGCAATTATTGGGCCGACCGGCAGTGGCAAAAGCTTTCTGCTCGACCGTTACTTCAAGTCGCTCTATGCGCAACCACAGCAATTTCAATTTGTCCTGATTGATTTCAAGATGGCGGCCACATTCGCTTTCTATTCAGACCAGCCAAGAATTTCCGGCCCTTTTTCCGAAAACAACCTGGCTGCGCTGCAACAAGAACTTGAACGGCTCGAGCGTCTGATGCATCAACGCGGACTTGAGCTGGGTTTTCAACACACTCCAGTTTTTGTGTTGGTAGATGAATTCGCTCATTTGCTGAGCAAATATCCAAAAGCGGCAGGATATTTTGAAAACTTTTTAGCGAGAGGGCGCTCCGTTAACATCCACGTAGTTGTGGCGACGCAGAACCTCAGTTCGATACCCAGAAGCATGCAAGCGCACCTGCGCAGCAGAATCGCTGTGGGCCACCTAGAAAAGGTTGAGTTGCTTGCCCTGGGTGATCAAGCAGCAACTCCAGTGGTCAACACCAAAGATTCCCGTTCTGCACGGTTGATTGGTCTCGGCCAGGCAGCTCAGCATTTCGATTTCTGA
- the yaaA gene encoding peroxide stress protein YaaA yields MILLLPPSETKKSGGIEASETWLELLAFEQLLSIRKRAIEALAKLSAMPDAARKLKVPARNLNDLVENQQLAQKPLLLPAIDRFDGVLFDALHDRGLKGSATEFNQLDLSRLGPNEVYLHTAIFGLIDLFDEIPNFRFTAGTALPGFSQLDWRSEHDPVWQSIATAGQDLIVDGRSSSYAKLAPVSQGLETIYLNVVSEDPSGVRRALNHFNKKAKGQFARAWLLYPAKLEDRKQLIEIASLAGLKAELTPGVLTLIAKP; encoded by the coding sequence ATGATTTTGCTGCTGCCCCCTTCAGAAACAAAGAAATCTGGCGGCATCGAAGCATCAGAAACGTGGCTGGAATTGCTGGCCTTCGAGCAATTGCTGTCAATTAGGAAAAGGGCAATTGAGGCTCTTGCCAAGTTATCAGCCATGCCTGATGCGGCCAGGAAGCTAAAAGTGCCAGCCCGCAACCTGAACGATTTGGTTGAGAATCAACAATTAGCTCAGAAGCCGCTGCTCTTGCCCGCTATCGATCGATTTGATGGAGTTCTGTTTGATGCTCTTCACGACCGGGGGCTAAAGGGAAGCGCTACCGAATTCAATCAACTTGACCTTTCTCGGCTTGGCCCCAACGAGGTTTACCTGCACACAGCTATTTTTGGCTTGATCGATTTGTTTGATGAAATTCCAAACTTCAGATTCACTGCCGGAACGGCGCTGCCAGGCTTTAGCCAACTGGATTGGAGATCCGAGCATGACCCAGTTTGGCAAAGTATCGCGACTGCTGGCCAAGATTTGATAGTCGACGGTCGGTCGAGCAGCTATGCCAAGCTGGCTCCCGTGTCTCAGGGCTTGGAAACCATCTACTTAAACGTTGTCAGCGAAGATCCATCTGGGGTTCGCCGGGCCCTGAACCATTTCAATAAGAAGGCAAAAGGTCAATTCGCTCGCGCTTGGTTGCTGTACCCGGCGAAATTAGAGGATCGCAAGCAATTGATTGAAATTGCCAGTTTGGCAGGACTCAAGGCCGAGTTGACTCCCGGAGTGCTGACCCTAATTGCCAAGCCATAG
- a CDS encoding Lrp/AsnC family transcriptional regulator has product MSRVARTKSSQLDEVSKAIIEQLQLDGRKSYAEIGKVVGLSEAAIRQRVQKLTESGVMQVVAVTDPMQLGFYRQAMIGIRSGGDTRELAEKLSAMAEVDYVVLTAGSFDILVEVICENDDQLISLLNSKIRLLPGVTSTETFVYLKLHKQFYNWGTR; this is encoded by the coding sequence ATGTCCAGAGTCGCACGCACTAAATCGAGCCAACTTGATGAGGTTTCAAAAGCCATCATCGAACAGTTGCAACTCGACGGTCGCAAATCTTATGCCGAGATAGGCAAAGTGGTCGGCCTCAGCGAAGCGGCAATCAGACAGCGTGTTCAGAAGCTAACCGAGTCGGGCGTGATGCAGGTTGTTGCCGTTACCGACCCCATGCAACTGGGCTTTTATCGCCAAGCAATGATTGGTATCCGCAGCGGCGGAGATACCCGTGAGTTGGCCGAAAAACTTTCAGCAATGGCCGAGGTTGACTATGTGGTGCTCACCGCCGGCAGTTTTGACATTTTGGTTGAGGTAATTTGCGAAAACGACGATCAGTTGATTTCGCTGCTCAATTCAAAAATCCGGTTGCTGCCCGGAGTAACTTCTACCGAAACCTTCGTGTATTTGAAGTTGCACAAGCAGTTCTACAACTGGGGAACCAGATAG